A genomic region of Leishmania braziliensis MHOM/BR/75/M2904 complete genome, chromosome 33 contains the following coding sequences:
- a CDS encoding putative 40S ribosomal protein S3 yields MGPLSKKRMIVRDGVFYAELFEFLKRELAEEGFSGVSYHITTLRTEIVIKATKTREVLGVNGRRIRELTACIQQRFNYKEGKLQLYVERVEVRGLSAMAQVESLRFKLLSNLQVRRAAMGIIRYVMESGAKGCEVTVGGKIKGQRAKSMTFRDGYMIKSGTAHKSFVDSACRHCYMRAGCIGVKVKIMLPSDSTGRNGPSEPLPDVITVIEPKQITASE; encoded by the coding sequence ATGGGTCCGCTCTCCAAGAAGCGCATGATCGTCCGCGACGGCGTGTTCTACGCCGAGCTGTTCGAGTTTCTCAAGCGCGAGCTGGCTGAGGAGGGCTTCTCGGGCGTCTCCTACCACATCACGACGCTCCGCACGGAAATCGTGATCAAGGCGACGAAGACCCGTGAGGTACTCGGTGTGAACGGCCGCCGAATCCGCGAGCTGACGGCCTGCatccagcagcgcttcaACTACAAGGAGGGCAAGCTCCAGTTGTACGTTGAGCGCGTTGAGGTGCGCGGCCTgtcggcgatggcgcaggTGGAGTCCCTCCGCTTCAAGCTCCTGAGCAACctgcaggtgcgccgcgctgccaTGGGCATCATCCGCTACGTCATGGAGTCTGGTGCCAAGGGCTGCGAGGTCACTGTCGGTGGAAAGATCAAGGGCCAGCGTGCAAAGAGCATGACCTTCCGCGATGGCTACATGATCAAGTCCGGTACGGCCCATAAGTCCTTCGTTGACTCCgcctgccgccactgctacATGCGCGCCGGCTGCATCGGGGTCAAGGTTAAGATTATGCTGCCGAGTGACTCGACTGGCCGCAACGGCCCGTCAGAGCCGCTGCCGGATGTGATCACTGTGATCGAGCCGAAGCAGATCACCGCGTCCGAGTAA
- a CDS encoding putative nicotinate phosphoribosyltransferase has protein sequence MTHSNEFRPIIKSFLDTDAYKLHMQQAIFHQNPTVITAYEFNCRNKEDHLGIYADLVCVQVQHMATVRLTEPECTYLATLPFFKEDYLEYLRGYRYKPEQVHIRAVPQMLTCENEFGEDGSDLAVTVEGPWVETILWEIPLLAIISEVTQQSRHPRIGPAEALVTLHEKLDLFFANHTEAELATFKVTEFGTRRRCSQAVQEVVVRALKDDTRFGPHLIGTSNYDLARRLGLPPVGTQAHEWFQAFQQLSPELRHFQIMAMDYWLQEYPQCLGIALTDCITMDAFLSDFDTRLANAYQGLRQDSGVPVEWGRKAVAHYKALGIDPHTKTLVFSDGLDLEKAVELYNSFKREIQVMCGIGTQLTCSIKGVLPMNIVIKMVRCQGKPVAKVSDSPGKSTCGDLEYLEKLKEVFKV, from the coding sequence ATGACGCACTCAAATGAGTTCCGCCCGATTATTAAATCCTTCCTGGACACAGACGCCTACAAGCTGCACATGCAGCAGGCTATCTTTCACCAGAACCCAACCGTAATTACAGCCTATGAGTTCAACTGCCGCAACAAGGAGGACCACCTTGGCATCTACGCAGATCTCGTTTGCGTGCAAGTGCAACATATGGCGACTGTGCGCCTGACTGAGCCGGAGTGCACGTATTTGGCAACGTTGCCTTTCTTCAAGGAGGACTACCTCGAGTATCTACGCGGCTACCGCTACAAACCGGAGCAGGTGCACATCCGCGCTGTGCCGCAGATGCTGACGTGTGAGAACGAGTTTGGCGAGGACGGCTCCGACTTGGCAGTGACTGTGGAGGGGCCATGGGTGGAAACAATTCTGTGGGAAATCCCGCTACTGGCAATCATCAGCGAAGTCACTCAGCAGAGCAGACACCCTCGCATAGGCCCGGCTGAGGCGCTGGTGACCCTACACGAGAAATTGGACCTCTTCTTCGCAAATCACACAGAGGCTGAGCTGGCTACCTTCAAGGTCACTGAATTCGGCACGCGCCGGCGATGCAGCCAGGCGGTGCAGGAAGTGGTTGTGCGAGCACTGAAGGATGACACACGCTTTGGGCCGCACTTGATCGGTACAAGTAACTATGATCTGGCGCGGCGTCTTGGTCTGCCGCCAGTGGGAACTCAGGCGCACGAGTGGTTTCAGGCCTTTCAGCAGCTATCCCCAGAGCTCCGCCATTTCCAGATTATGGCTATGGACTACTGGCTACAGGAGTACCCGCAGTGCCTCGGCATTGCACTCACGGATTGCATCACGATGGACGCCTTCTTGAGCGACTTCGACACGCGTCTGGCGAACGCCTACCAGGGGCTGCGGCAGGACTCAGGTGTGCCTGTGGAGTGGGGCCGGAAGGCTGTGGCCCACTACAAAGCTCTCGGGATCGACCCCCACACGAAGACTCTCGTCTTTTCAGACGGCCTGGATCTGGAGAAAGCGGTGGAGCTGTATAACTCCTTCAAGCGGGAGATACAGGTGATGTGCGGTATCGGAACGCAACTGACGTGCTCCATCAAGGGAGTTCTCCCGATGAACATCGTCATTAAGATGGTCCGATGCCAGGGCAAACCAGTCGCGAAGGTGTCTGACAGCCCTGGGAAGAGCACCTGCGGCGACCTCGAGTATTTAGAAAAGTTGAAAGAGGTCTTCAAGGTTTAG